From Equus asinus isolate D_3611 breed Donkey chromosome 14, EquAss-T2T_v2, whole genome shotgun sequence, one genomic window encodes:
- the ZG16 gene encoding LOW QUALITY PROTEIN: zymogen granule membrane protein 16 (The sequence of the model RefSeq protein was modified relative to this genomic sequence to represent the inferred CDS: substituted 1 base at 1 genomic stop codon) yields the protein MLTIALLALLXASASASAIQARSSSYNGDFGGSGGRRFSHSGNQLDGPITALRIRVNRYIVGLQVRYGKVWSAHVGGTGGNLEEVFLHPGESVIQVSGKYKKYLRKLVFVTDKGRYLSFGTDIGTSFSAVPLHPNTVLRFISGRAGSLIDAIGLHWDVYPSDCSSC from the exons ATGTTGACCATTGCTCTTCTTGCCCTTCTTTGAGCATCAGCCTCTGCCAGTGCCA TTCAGGCTAGGTCTTCCTCCTACAATGGAGACTTTGGAGGCAGTGGAGGACGGCGTTTCTCCCATTCTGGCAACCAGCTGGACGGCCCCATCACTGCCCTTCGTATCCGAGTCAACAGATACATCGTAGG TCTCCAGGTGCGCTATGGCAAAGTGTGGAGTGCCCATGTGGGTGGCACCGGGGGAAACCTGGAGGAGGTCTTTCTGCACCCTGGGGAATCAGTGATCCAGGTGTCCGGCAAGTACAAGAAGTATCTGAGGAAGCTGGTCTTCGTGACTGACAAGGGCCGCTACCTGTCTTTTGGGACAGACATAGGCACAAGCTTCAGTGCTGTCCCATTGCACCCCAACACCGTACTACGATTCATCAGTGGCCGAGCTGGCTCTCTCATTGATGCCATCGGCCTGCACTGGGATGTCTACCCCAGCGACTGCAGCAGCTGCTGA